The uncultured Cohaesibacter sp. genome segment TGCGGGATGCGGTCCTCTTTCGGCGAGCCGGGCACCGAGCAGGTGCTCAAGGACATTCCAATGCTCTTGGTTCCGGCAATGACCTTGCGGGCGGCCTCCGCAATCGTCTCCAGATCCTCGCCGCGTTGGGCCAGAGCCCCGGCAATCTTGTGCACGAACAATGTACCGGCAATGCCGCGGGCCTGAGGCAGATCGGGAAGGGCGATATCATCATCGACAATGACCATCTCGACCTTGAGGCCGAAGGCGCGCGCCCGTTCGGCAGCAAGGCCGAAATTGAGCCTGTCGCCGGTATAGTTCTTGACGATGAGAAGGCAACCGGCGGGGCCGGTGACAGCCAGAATGCCAGCCAGAACCGCATCGACGCTGGGTGAGGCGAATATGTCGCCGCAGACCGCAGCGGTCAGCATGCCCCTGCCGACAAATCCCGCGTGCGCTGGCTCGTGACCCGAGCCGCCACCAGACACAAGGGCAACCTTGGAGCGGTCCCAGTCCTTGCGGGTCACCACCTTGATATGGGGATAGCCGTCAAGGCGTAGCAATTTGCGTCCGGAAGAGGAGACAACGGCATCAATGGCTTCCAGAACCATGTCTTCCTTTTTGTTCATAAAATGGGCCATAGTGTCCCCCTAGTTGGCAATGCGAGCGCCATCTGCATCAAAGTAGAATGGCTTCTCTGGCTGAATTTTGACGATGTCACCACTGTTGAGGCTCGTGTGAGCGTCCGTCACGGTGACCAGATCATGGTCTTTGAAGGAGAGATGCAGGCGTGTCTGATCTCCCAGATGCTCAACCCGCTTGACGAAACTGTCTTCGCCCACGCCTTCCTCAATCTGTTCTGGCCGCAACCCGATTGTCTTTGCGTTGGGTGGGGCATTGGGGAACAGATCTGCAGGTAGAATATTGATCCTTGGCTGACCGAGGCGGCTGGCCGCATAGATGCTGACCGGATCTTCATAGATTGCGCGCGGGGTGCCGAACTGAACGAGCTTTCCATGGTCAAGAACGCCCACATGGGTCGCGATGGTCATGGCTTCCACCTGATCATGGGTCACATAGAGCAATGTTGCGCCCGAATGGGCCTGAATGCTCTTTAATTCGATCCTCAGGTCCGCGCGAAGTTTGGCGTCCAGCGAGCTGAGCGGTTCGTCCATGAGATAAATGGAGGGATTGCGCACCAGTGCCCTGCCGATGGAAACGCGCTGCATTTCGCCGCCGGACAGCGCCGTGGCCTTGTTGTCCAGCTTGTGCGAGATTTGCAGGATCTGGGCGACAGTCTCGACCTTTTCCTTGATCTGGTCGGGCGGTGTGTTCAGTAGGGGCGATTTTAGCGGGAATTCAAGATTCTGCCGGACGGAGAGATGCGGATAGAGCGAATATTGCTGGAAGACCATGGCGACGTTGCGCTGCGCCGGGGTCAGCCCCTTCATTGATCGATCATCGATGAATATCTCGCCGCTATCGGGCACGTCCAGTCCTGACACCATGCGCAAGGTGGTGGTCTTGCCCGCCCCGGTCGGCCCCAGTAGCACCACAAAGGCCCCGTTCGGAACAGTAAGCGAGACATTCTCCAGGGCAATGGTGTCGCCAAATCTCTTTGTGACATTTTCCAATCTGACTTCAGCCATGATGGAGCACTCCTTCATTCGCTTCGGAGACCAGCGCACGTCCCTTGCTGCCTTCGAACACGGTCAGGGTGCGCTCATCAAAGCGCAGGCCAATCCCTTCCCCTTGCCTGACCGGGACCTTGGAAGAGACGCGGGCCTTGATGGTGCCGTTGGGTGTGTCGAGAATGACGATTTGTGTCGTGCCGAGATATTCGGTCGTCAGGACCTTGCCACGATAGGCCGCATCTTCGGAAAAATGCACATGTTCTGGGCGCACACCAAGGGTCAGTGTGCCTTCGGCACCCTCCCTCTGGGTGGGCACCTTGATTTGATGGCCATCCAGCGTGACGGCGTTGGCACCTGCGCCGATCATGCCTTCAAAGTCGAGAAAATTCATGGAAGGAGAGCCGATGAAGTCAGCGACAAACTTGGTGGCGGGCCAGTCATAGATATCCTGCGGCTTGCCGAATTGCTCAACGACTCCATGATTCATGACGACAATCTTGTCGCCCATCTGCATGGCTTCAAGCTGGTCGTGGGTCACATAGACGGTTGTGGCTCCCATCCGGTCATGCAGGGCTCGCAATTCCTCGGCCATATGCTCGCGGAATTCCGCATCAAGCGCCCCTAAGGGTTCGTCCATGAAGAAGGCCTTGGGCTCGCGTACAATGGCGCGCCCCAAGGCAACCCTTTGCCGGTCGCCGCCTGACAAGCCGCCAACCGGGCGATCCAGCATGTGCTCGATACCCAGAATGCGGGCGACTTCTTCCACCCGTTGTCTGGCTGCTTTTCGTGACATGCCCTGACTGAGCAGAGGATAGGACATATTCTTCCCCACATTCATGTGCGGATAGAGGGCAAACATCTGGAAGACGAAGGCAATGTCGCGCTGGGAGGCGGGTTTCATGCCCACTTCCTCGCCGTCAATGAAGATCTGCCCGCTGGTGGGCAATTCAAGGCCCGCCATCATGCGCAAGGTCGTGGTCTTGCCGCAGCCCGAAGGGCCTAGCAGCATGAAGAATTCGCCATCCTCAATGGTAAAGCTTGACGACTTTACGGCAGTGAATGCTCCGAAATCCTTGCGCACATTTTCAATTCTGATCTGTGCCATGGGTCACTCCGGAAAATGGCTGACGATGATGAACATCACGGTGCCAACCAGCGTTACGATGAAGGAGTAGCTGAAGAGTGTCATGAAGACTGACTGCATCAGCATAGTGACTCCAAGGGCGATGAGGATGGAGGCAACCATCTCCCAGGGGCTCCGCCTGAAACGGAGCAATCCGTTGACAAAGTTGGTCATTTTCTTACAGCTCCGAAGGTGATGCCCCGCAGAAGATGCTTGCGAAGGAGGATGGTGAAGACCATCACGGGCAACAGGAACAGGGTGGCTCCGGCTGCAACAGCGGGCCAGTCCTGTCCACCCACGCCGATGATCGTGGGAATGAAGGGTGGTGCCGTCTGGGCCGTGCCGGAGGTCAGCAGCACTGCAAAGGCATATTCATTCCAAGCAAAGATCAGGCAGAAAATCGCGGTTGATGCGATGCCGGTGGCGGCCTGTGGCAGAACCACCTTGTAGAAGGCCTGAAAGCGGGTATAGCCATCGATCAGGGCAGCTTCCTCATATTCGATGGGAATCTCGTCGATAAAGCCATTGATCAGCCAGACCGAGAGCGACAGATTGACCGCCGTGTAAAGCAGGATCATTCCGGCATGGGTGTCATTCAGCCCCAGATTTCGGAACATCAGGAAAATCGGAATGGCGACGGCAATCGGCGGCATCATGCGTGTGGAGAGAATGAAGAAGAGCAAATCATCCTTCAGCGGCACCCGAAAACGTGAAAAGGCATAGGCGGCAGCTGTTCCCAAAACGATGGCAAAGAAGGTCGAACCAAAGCCAATGATGACCGAGTTGAAGAACCGCTCGGAAAAGCGTGACGGGCCGACGATCGTGTTGCCTTTTGCGCGGACCAGACGCTCATACCATGGCATCTCATCACTGATCTGTGTCGTGTCATTCTGGTTGATGCGCGTTTGGGTGGTGAACAGGTTGACATAGCCTTCAACCGTCGGTTCAAACAGCACCTTTGGCGGATAGGCAATGGAATCGGGCGAGGATTTGAAGCCCGTTGCAATGATCCAGACCAAGGGAAGCAATGTCAGAAGCGCGTAAGAAATCACCAAGATGCCGGCGAACCATTTTTGCCGTTTTGACGGCTCTGTAACGGAGAAACTCATCTTTCTTTCACCTTGTTGAGCGCTTTGACATAGATCGAGGCCAGACCGAATACGGTGACGAACAGGATGACCGCATAGGCGGAGGCATAGCCTGTGCGCCATTTTTCAAAGGCTTCGCGCTTGAGGTTGATGGAAGTGAGTTCGGTGACTGATCCGGGGCCGCCCCCTGTCAGTTGGACCACAAGGTCGAACATCTTGAAATTCTCGATGCCGCGGAACAGGACCGCCAACATCAGGAAAGGCAGCACCATGGGGATGGTGATGGTCCAGAATTGACGCCACTTGCTGGCTCTGTCGCATTCAGCCGCTTCATAGATGCTGTCGGGAATGGAGCGCAGGCCCGCAAGGCAGATCAGCATCACAAAAGGCGTCCACATCCATGTATCCACGATGACAATGGCCCAAGGTGCCAGCGACACGCTGCCGATCATGGAGAAGCTTGACGGATCGGCACCGGTGAAGAAGCCGACGATATAGTTGAACAGACCGATTTGCGGCTGATAGAGGAAGGTCCAGAAGTTGCCCACCACCGCAGGGGAGAGCATCATTGGCAGAACAATGATGGTCGTCCAGAGGTCATTGCCCTTGAATTTCTTGTTGATCAGATAGGCCAGAGAAAAGCCGATCAGAACCTGCAGCACGATGGTCCAGACCAAAAAGTTGGCCGTTGCCTGCATCGTAATCCAGATGTCATTGTCGGTCAGGATGCGCTCATAATTGCGCAGTCCGATGAAGTCGACCGCGCGGTTGGGTCGGTTGACGCGATAGTTGGTGAAGCTGAGATAGATTGTCCAGATGAGCGGGAAGATATTGATTGCCAGCAACAGCACGATTGTTGGGGCAACGAAAATCCACGCGATGGCTCTGTCTGACAATCCTCTGATTTTATGAGCAACATCCGGCGGTGTGGACCGCGCAGCACGCTCCAGTACAGATTCCGACATAATGATCTCTTGAAAAGCAACGGTGCAGGTTGGCAATGCCGGGACATGACGTGGTCGCCGGCATTGCCGTCTCACCGGGAGGATAAACCGGACTCAGAGAGGGCTATTTCTTGCCTTCATCCTCGAAGACTTCGTTCCAGTCCTTGACCAAGCCATCCAGCGCTTCCTTTGCGGTGCCCTGTTCGGCAATCACATAATTGTGGACGCGGGACTGCATGGCGAGCAGCAGATCGGCATAGGCCGGCTCGGCCCAGAAGTCCTTCACGATGGCCATGGAATCAAGGAAGGTTTGCGCAAATGGCTGGCTATCAGCAAAACCGGGCGCATCGACCACGGCGTTGAAGGCAGGTGCGCCACCGGCATCCCACCATTTTTGCTGGATCTCCGGCTGGGCGAACCACTTGATATATTCGAGCGCCGCATCCTTCTTGTCGGAATAGGAAACAACCGAGATCCCCTGACCACCCAGCTGGGCAAAGTGACCGCCCGGTCCTGCCGGGTTGGTGAAGTAACCGGATTTACCACCACCCACATTGGGATCGGCTTCAACGCCTGGCCAAATGAAGGCAAAATTCATCTGCATCGCAACCTGACCGGACTTGTAGGCATCGATATCTTCAGACATGTACCAGTCGGAGGATCCCGGCGGGGTGCAGCAATCATAAAGTGACTTGTAATATTCCAGTCCGGCGATGGCTTCAGGCGAATTGACATAGCCTTCCAGCTCATAAGGCTTGTCCGGATTTTCATATTTGAAGCCGTAATTGTAGAGCGCGTTGGTCACGCCCATGGTGATGCCTTCCGAGCCGCGCTCGGTGTAGATGGCCGCGCCATAAACGGTCTTGCCGTCGATTTCGCGTCCTTGGAAGAATTCGCCAATTTGCTTGAGCTGTTCCAGTGTCTTTGGAGCGTCCAGCTTGTAGCCATATTTCTCCATGAATTCTTTTTGCAGCTCGGGACGGTCGAACCAGTCCTTGCGATAGGTCCAGCCCACGACGTCTGCATAAGCGGGCAATGCCCAATAGTTCGGGGTGTTCTTAGGCCATTCCGAATAGCCGGTCACGGTTGCCGGAATGAAGTCATCCATCGAGATTCCTTCTTTTTTGAAGAAATCATTCAGTTTGACATAGTGGCCATTTTCCGCAGCGCCGCCGATCCACTGGCTGTCGCCAATCATCAGGTCGCACAATTTGCCGCCCGAGTTCAATTCGTTGAGCATGCGGTCCGCGAAATTCGGCCACGGAACGAATTCAAAGCTCATTTTGTGACCGGACTTGGCTTCAAAATCCTTGCTGAGTTCAACAAGGGCGTTTGCTGGATCCCACGCTGCCCAGCACAAGGTCAGATCTTCGGCTTTCGCTGCGGTGCCGCCAAGCAGGCAGCCCCCGACAGCTAGTCCCACTATAGCGGCAGACGTCATAAATTTGGATTGCATGTGATGTTCCTCCCAATGTCGGCTTCTGATCAGACAAATCGAAGCCGTCTCGGGCACCGCAGTGCCCAAGGTCCAAACCGAAACTGAGGTGCGATCCTCAACTCTGGTGTGATTTCACTCCCTTTGCGATGACAGGCCCTGGAAACTCCCATTAACCCGGGGCCATTCGCTCGATCAGCATAACTGAGGTGCGTGCATCAGTTCAAGGGATATTTTGGAGTGGTGCGACCAACAACCTTGATTTTCGATGCGGATTGTTTGAAACATTCACTATTGAGGTAATCACCTCAGAACCATGTGAGGGTCAAATGAGGCCAACAACAAAAAATCTTGCCGAAGCGGCCGGCGTCAGTCTCGCCACCGTCGATCGGGTTCTCAACAACAGGCCCAACGTCAGTAAAAAGTCGATCCAGAAGGTTCATGAAGCCATTGAAAAAATTGGCTTCGTTCGGAATTTTGCAGCAGTCAGTCTGGCGCGGAACAAGGCCTATCGCGTGCGCTTCATTTTGCCGACTGCGGGGGATCTTTATCTGGAAGAATTGCTCAAGCAGGTCGAGCATGTGAATGAGAGTCTGCAGCAGGAACTGGCTTGGGCCGATGCTGTTCAGCTGCCCATGAATAATCCACATGCCGTGGCAAATTACCTCTCCACTCTGGATGTCTCCGAGGTGGATGGCATTGCAATCATGGCTCCGGAATCGCCTCAAGTGCGCGACGCCATGACCCGTCTGGGCGAGCGAAACATCAAGGTTATCCAATTTTTGTCCGGTCAGGAAAGCCACGAAGATCTCGATTTTGTGGGCATCGATAACTTTGCGGCCGGAGCAACTGCGGCGCGGATTGTCGGCCGTTTTGTTGGCAAACAGGCAGGCAAGATCATGGTCATATCGGAAACCATGCAGTCGCTGGACAGCATCGAGCGCCGTTTGGGTTTCGATCAGATCATCAATACCGAATTCTCTCATCTCTCCGTTTTGCCATCGCTGGAGACCTATGCCGACGATGCACGCGCCAAACGGATCATCGCCAGACAGGTGGAGCGCAATGACGATATTGTTGCCCTCTATGTCATGAGTTCAGAAGCTCGTGCCCCTGTCACCCAATGTGCGCAAACGTGCGATCTGGCGGGTTTGACCGTGGTCGCTCATGAGCGTACGCCCTTCAGCGAGCAGGCGCTGAAGTGTGGCGATATTGATGCCATTATTGCGCAGAATCCCATCAGCGCGGTGCGCAAGGCGGTGCGCATGCTGCGAACAAGAAGCGAAAACAGAGAGCCGGACCTGCAGCAGGAAAATCTGCGCATCGAAGTGCTGCTGAAAGACAATCTCTAGAGATTGTGTCGGCTCTGGAGAATATTTGTAAAGCCGAGGCGGGCAGGGGCCTCGGCGAGAGTGATCCTGTTGCCCACCAGACGCGCGGGATCAAGTTGGTCCAGCGTAATCATATCCAGCATTGCACCATAGCGATGACGTGTGCGGGCATGCTCCGTTTTGTTTGAGTTGGAAAAATCGATTCCCTAGTCGTCTGCTTGAGTGTCTGGTTTCTTTTGAAGCCCCCAAGGCTCAATGCCCATGCGCAGGGCGGCGCGCCCGATCATGTGAGCGCCAATCGGGGCGGTGAAAAGCAAAAAGAGAATGATCAGGGCAACCCGGATGATTGTGGCTGTGTCACCGAAATGCAGCGCGACGCCAAACAGGATCAAACCGGACCCAAGGGTGCCCACTTTTGTCGCTGCATGCATGCGTGTGAAGACGTCAGGCAGACGAACGAGGCCGACACCCGCAAGCACAGTGAAGGCGCTGCCAATCAGAAGGAAAATTGCTGCGACGGAGAGACTCATGGCTGCTCTTTCTTATCTTTTTGTCTCTCTATTTGCCGTTCTGCATAGCGGGCCAGGGCAACCGTTGCCAGAAAGCTGACCAATGCCAGCACCAGAGCGACGTCTAGAAAGGCGCTGACACCGGATTTGACAGCAGCAAGACCGCAAAAGGAAACGATGGCGATCGACATCATATCAAGGGCGATGACGCGATCAGGCAGGCTGGGGCCGCGCACAAGGCGCCAAGCTGCCAGACCAATCGCAATGAAGATCATGGCAAACCCCAAATTGACAGCGATGTCCAAGCTTTGTGTTGTCATGCATTTTCCTCAACAGCATCTATAACCCATTTCTCCATGCCTTGTTTTAGGGTTCTACAGACAGCATCGGGATCCTCGGCAAACATCGCATGGATTTTGAGAGTTTGGCGGTCATCGCTGACATCAATGCTCAGGGTGCCGGGCGTGAGAGAGATCAGATTGGTCACCAACAGAATGCCAACATCTGATTTGACATCGAGGGGCATGTCGATAATTGCCGGACGGGCTCTGTGGGTTGGTGTGACAATGTCCCACAAGACTTGCAAGCTGGATATCAGAAGCTCGTACAAGAACAGGACCAGCAATTTCAGCCAGAAATAAACCCTCTTGAAATAGGTTGATTCCGTTCCCGTCAGGGGCTGTAACAGCCACAGGACAGCATATCCCACGATCAGGCCAGAGATTGCTGTCATCCAGGTGAAGCCACCAAAGAAAAGGGCCCAGATAGCGGCGAGAACAGCATTGGCAACAAAATGGCTCATGACGGTCCTCTCAATACTGCCTTTATGTAAGCGCTTGGATCAAGCAGCTGGCTAGCTGCCTGTTTGGCAAAGACGACAAAGACGTCCGGAAACAAACCGATTGCAACGGTCATTGCTGCCAGACAACCGATTGGCATAAGCAAGTAGGTGCGTTCTTTGTTGGTCAAATCGGACAGCTTGGGATTTGTCCCTCCCGGGTGGGCTTTCCAGAAGGCTTCCGCCCAGATTTTTGTCATGGAGTAGATGGTTAGAAGCCCGACGAGCAACGCGATTGCTGCGACAAACCAGGCCTTTATCTCCAGCGATGCAGCGATCAGAACATATTTGGCCCAAAAACCGGACAGGGGTGGGAAGCCAGCCAGAGAAAAAGCCGGAATCAGAAACAGAATTGCGAGAAGCGGTGCAGATTTGTAAAGGCCGCCGATCCGAGCCAGATCTGAGGAACCGGTCAGGCGATGTATGACCCCTGCGATCAGGAAAAGATTGGCTTTCACAATGATATGGTGCACCAGATAGAAGATGGCCCCGGCTAATGCCAGAGGTGTCATCAACACCAATCCCAAAACCATATATCCGATCTGGCTTATGATATGGAAAGACAGGATCCTGCGAATTTCATTTTGTGCGGCAGCTCCCAGAACGCCGGTGATCATGGTGAACAGCGAGACCCATAAGAGTATCTCGTGCGTGAAGGCCTTGTCTGTGGCGAAAACCAGCGTGAACATCCGGATCAGTGCATAGACACCGACCTTGGTGAGCAACCCGGCGAACACTGCCGAGATTGAGAAGGCCGGTGTGTGATAGGCTGCTGGCAGCCAGAAGAAAAGCGGGAAAAGAGCCGCTTTGACCCCGAAGGCCACCATAAACACCATGGCAATAACGGTGACCAAACCTTGATTTTCAATCAAAGGCACCACGCGTGCCAGATCTGCCATGTTCAAGGTGCCAGTCATTCCATACAGCATGCCAATGCCCGTCAGGAACAGCACCGTCGAAATCAGGTTCAGCGTCACATATTTTACCGCACCGTCGATTTGTGCCTTTGTGTTGCCCAGCACCAAAAGCCCGAAGGAAGCGATCAACATCACCTCAAACCAGACATAAAGGTTGAACAAATCGCCGGTTACGAATGCGCCGCAGACCCCGCCAATCAACATGTTGAACAGGGCGTGGTAGCCCAGCTTTCCGGATCCTTTGTCGATGTCGCCAAGTGCGTAAATCGAGACAGCAAGGGCGGTGATGGCTGTGATGGTAATCATCACTGCGCTCAGATAATCCGACACCAAAGTGATGCCGAAAGGCGCAATCCAGCCGCCCATTTGTGCGGCAATCACTCCGTCACTCAGCACCCGGGCCATTAGAAATGCGGCGGCAATGAGCAAGAACGCGTTGCCAACCACACTGATCCAGCGCCCGCGTGTGCTGGATCGGTTGAGGAATGCAACAACTGCGGTCAGAAACGGCAGAATAACAGGCAGCGAGAGAAGCATGCTTACAGACATTAAGGCTTGGTCTCCTTGCGCGGTTCTGCGATGCGCATGTCATCTGAATGCAGAGTGCCAAGACTGGTATAGGCACGGAACATCAGGACCAGAGCAAAGGCAAACAGGCCGAAGCCGATAACAATTGCAGTGAGCACCAATGCCTGCGGCAACGCATTGGCAACCTCGCCCACCGGTGCCATGGCCCCTTGCGGGACAAGCGGCGGTTTGCCTTCTGTCAGTCGTCCTGCGGCAAAGATCGTCAGGTTGGCCGCATTGGAGATGAGGACGAGGCCGAAGATGAAACGAAGAACACTGCGAGCCAGCATCAGATAAATGGCTGCGCTGACCAAAATGCCAATGGTGATTGCAAGAAGGGCTTCCATTAGATCTCTTCCTCCATGGCGAAGACGAGCGACAGAATCGATCCGAACACGACCAGATATACGCCGATGTCAAACACCAGAACGGTTGACAGCGGGAGGCCTTTGTCGCCTTGCGAGGCACCAAAGAAAACCCATTGCCCGGTGAATAAATCATCGCCCAGTATCATGGCCGTGATGCCCGCCAGCAAAGCAATGCCAAGCCCACTCATGGCAATATTCTCCGGGGCAATACGCAAGGCCTTGCGGGCGTCACGTGTGCCGCGGGCAATGGCATATAGAACAAATCCGGTTGCCCCAATGAGCCCGCCAATGAAGCCGCCTCCGGGTTCATTGTGTCCACGCAAGAGCATGTAAAGCGAGAAGACCAGCATGATTGCGGAAATGAAGCGAGTGCCCGCTTGAAGGATTACAGAACTCATTTTTTGCTCTCCCTTTTGCCACCGCGCAACAAGGCATAGGCCGACAGGCCCGCAATCGCCACAACCGCAATCTCTCCGAAAGTGTCGAGCGCGCGAAAGTCAACAAGGATCACATTCACAATGTTGCGTCCAAAGGCTTCCTGCCAGCTGGCAAGCTCGAAATAGTCCGTCAAACGACGATCTAGCGGTGACTGGAGAATGGTCAGAAGGATCAATGTCACTGCACCGCCAACGCCCAAAGCGAGAATGGCATCTTTGGGTCGCCTGTGGTGTTTGTCTTCCGCGTCAAGGCGCGGAAGACGCAACAAGGCCACACCCACCAGTACGACGACCAGTGTTTCAACCAGCAACTGGGTGATGGCGACATCCGGTGCGCTGAAGACAATAAAGATCATCGCCACCCCGATGCCGACCACGCCCAGAGAGGCCAGGACCGTAATCCGGGAGCGTGTGACGGTGGTCACCAACGTGCCGGTGATGACCAACAAGACAAGCGCCAGATTCTTCAAGGATATTGTCGTCATGTCAGGCATATCGGGCCAGACAGAGCGCGCCATCATCGAGCCTGAAATCGCAGCAAAAGCAGTGGCGAATGTCACAAAGATATAACGTCTCAAAATGCCATGCTGGATCAAGTGCGCCTGCCAGGCGGCAAACGCCTTCAGGCCCGCCAGAAAGTTGTTCCACCCCCTGTCAAAGTTTGGCAAGCGGGTTTCTGCTTTTGATAAGGCCGCACGCAGTCTTTGATGGCTCAGATAAAGGCCCAGCCCCAATACAACGGTTGCAATTGACAGAATGAGCGGCAGGTTTACCCCTGCCCAGAGCTTGAGCTGCTTGACGTCTTGTGCATTGCCCAAAAGAGACGTGACGGTCGGCGTGACAAGGGATGTTTGCAATAGGCCCGGCCAAAGACCGAAGACGGCACCGAGAACCGCCAGTAAAAGGGGGCCTATCCATAATTGCCAAGGGGCTTCTTTCGGCTTTTTGGGCATGGGGCCGGTTGATGGGCGCCAAAAGGGCTTGAAGGCGACGATCCCTGCAACGGCCAGCATGAGGGCGTTTTCAAGAAGAAGGCTGATGGCAACCACGAATGGTTCTGAGCCAACGGCCAAGGCACCAGCATATTTCAGCTCTTTGCCGATGAAGCCAAGGAATGGCGGGAAGCCGGCCATTGACATCGCCGACAAGGCGGCTGCCAAAGCGGTGATAGGCATGGCACGACCAAGCCCGCCAAGTAACCTCGCATCCCTCGTTCCTGTGCTGTGATCAATGCAGCCGACCATCATAAACAAAGATGCTTTGTAGAGTGAGTGGACGATCAGGAAGGTGGCAAACGCCGTCATTGCGTAGCCAGAATCCTGCCCCAGAAACAAGGTCAATGTGCCAAGCGCCATCAGGGTCGTATAAGCCAGGGCCTGTTTAAGGTCTGTTTGGCGCACGGCGAGAATGCTTGCAAAAACTGCCGTAAAGGTGCCTGCAATCGTCAGCGTCCACATCCAGATTTCCGTTCCCGACATCGCCGGATGCAGACGGGCCATTAGATAGATGCCCGCTTTAACCATGGTGGCCGAATGGAGAAAGGCCGAAACCGGTGTGGGCGCTGCCATGGCGTTCGGGAGCCAGAAGTGGAACGGAAATTGCGCGGATTTGGTAAAGGTGCCTGCAAGGATGAGCAGCAAAATCGGACCATACAGGGCGCTCGATTTGAGTGCATCCCCCTGTTTCAGTATTTCGGATAGCTCAAAACTGCCAGCGGTCAGGCCCAACAGGATGAAACCTGCCAGAAGGGCAAGCGCGCCTGCCCCTGTCACGAACAGGGCCTGCAAGGCGGAGCGCCGGCCCTTTGCCGTTTCATGGCCAAAGCCGATCAACAAATAGGAGGTGATGGTTGTGAGTTCCCAGAAGACAAACAGCGAGATCAAATTGTCTGAAAGCACCAGCCCAAGCATGGCCAGCATGAAGCCGGTGAGAAACAGGGCAAATCGCGCATAGTGCTGATGACCGGCAAGATAGGTGTTGGAATAAAGAAAGACCAAACTGCCGATACCGCTGATCAGCAGAGCAAATGTCAGGCTGAGCCCGTCAATGACAAAGGACAAGGAAACACCAAGGGATGGCACCCACTGCCATGCAAAGCGGACGGTGTTTCCGCTCTGGATTGCGGGAATGAATGACAGAAAATATGCAAAAAGCACGACGGAAAGAACGACTGGAAACCAGCCTGCAAACCCGTTTGAGTGACTTATCGATTCAGTTTTCATACCCGCCTTTAAGACACTTGCAGATCTCGCAGCCATCCGGACTGGAAACGACGCAAGGTTTGTAAGCCCTTGTTTGCTTTAGCTGCTCACCGACAAACCGATGTAAGCTTGAAGGGCAAAAAGTGACTTTGAATTTACGTAATAACCCTGAGTTGGGGAGTGGGGCGCACTTTTCAAAGGGGGCTTTATGAAGATTTGGACAGGTTAAGACGTTTTGGTCGGTTAATCTGGCGCTTCAAGCTTTGCAAGCGGCTTGTTCCAGTGCTGGAGGCCGCGATAGTGGCTTGCTGCCTTGGCAATCATTGCTGATAAAGGGCCGCCATTTGCCTTGTGGTGGCCGTCATGGCTTCTCGCAATTCGGCGGGGGCCAATACCTCCAATTCATGGCCAAATTGGAGGAGCTCGTGAATGGCCTGCTCTTTTGACGCGCTTGGCAAGGTAACGATGCGATGGCCGTTGGCATCAGGGTTGGAGATTTCCATATGCGCGCACACATAGGCGGGGCTGATACCTTTCAGA includes the following:
- a CDS encoding Na+/H+ antiporter subunit C, coding for MEALLAITIGILVSAAIYLMLARSVLRFIFGLVLISNAANLTIFAAGRLTEGKPPLVPQGAMAPVGEVANALPQALVLTAIVIGFGLFAFALVLMFRAYTSLGTLHSDDMRIAEPRKETKP
- a CDS encoding Na+/H+ antiporter subunit D, encoding MSVSMLLSLPVILPFLTAVVAFLNRSSTRGRWISVVGNAFLLIAAAFLMARVLSDGVIAAQMGGWIAPFGITLVSDYLSAVMITITAITALAVSIYALGDIDKGSGKLGYHALFNMLIGGVCGAFVTGDLFNLYVWFEVMLIASFGLLVLGNTKAQIDGAVKYVTLNLISTVLFLTGIGMLYGMTGTLNMADLARVVPLIENQGLVTVIAMVFMVAFGVKAALFPLFFWLPAAYHTPAFSISAVFAGLLTKVGVYALIRMFTLVFATDKAFTHEILLWVSLFTMITGVLGAAAQNEIRRILSFHIISQIGYMVLGLVLMTPLALAGAIFYLVHHIIVKANLFLIAGVIHRLTGSSDLARIGGLYKSAPLLAILFLIPAFSLAGFPPLSGFWAKYVLIAASLEIKAWFVAAIALLVGLLTIYSMTKIWAEAFWKAHPGGTNPKLSDLTNKERTYLLMPIGCLAAMTVAIGLFPDVFVVFAKQAASQLLDPSAYIKAVLRGPS
- a CDS encoding cation:proton antiporter, whose amino-acid sequence is MTTQSLDIAVNLGFAMIFIAIGLAAWRLVRGPSLPDRVIALDMMSIAIVSFCGLAAVKSGVSAFLDVALVLALVSFLATVALARYAERQIERQKDKKEQP
- a CDS encoding Na+/H+ antiporter subunit B, giving the protein MSSVILQAGTRFISAIMLVFSLYMLLRGHNEPGGGFIGGLIGATGFVLYAIARGTRDARKALRIAPENIAMSGLGIALLAGITAMILGDDLFTGQWVFFGASQGDKGLPLSTVLVFDIGVYLVVFGSILSLVFAMEEEI
- a CDS encoding LacI family DNA-binding transcriptional regulator; this translates as MRPTTKNLAEAAGVSLATVDRVLNNRPNVSKKSIQKVHEAIEKIGFVRNFAAVSLARNKAYRVRFILPTAGDLYLEELLKQVEHVNESLQQELAWADAVQLPMNNPHAVANYLSTLDVSEVDGIAIMAPESPQVRDAMTRLGERNIKVIQFLSGQESHEDLDFVGIDNFAAGATAARIVGRFVGKQAGKIMVISETMQSLDSIERRLGFDQIINTEFSHLSVLPSLETYADDARAKRIIARQVERNDDIVALYVMSSEARAPVTQCAQTCDLAGLTVVAHERTPFSEQALKCGDIDAIIAQNPISAVRKAVRMLRTRSENREPDLQQENLRIEVLLKDNL
- a CDS encoding Na+/H+ antiporter subunit E, with amino-acid sequence MSHFVANAVLAAIWALFFGGFTWMTAISGLIVGYAVLWLLQPLTGTESTYFKRVYFWLKLLVLFLYELLISSLQVLWDIVTPTHRARPAIIDMPLDVKSDVGILLVTNLISLTPGTLSIDVSDDRQTLKIHAMFAEDPDAVCRTLKQGMEKWVIDAVEENA
- the mnhG gene encoding monovalent cation/H(+) antiporter subunit G, with the translated sequence MSLSVAAIFLLIGSAFTVLAGVGLVRLPDVFTRMHAATKVGTLGSGLILFGVALHFGDTATIIRVALIILFLLFTAPIGAHMIGRAALRMGIEPWGLQKKPDTQADD